The DNA sequence GTTCCCTCCGTGTCCTCGACGGCGCTGTCGCTGTCTTCGACGGCAAGGAAGGCGTTGAGCCGCAGTCCGAGCAGGTCTGGCGTCAGGCTGCTAAGTACGACGTCCCGCGTATCTGCTTTGTCAACAAGATGGACAAGCTGGGCGCAGACTTCTACTACACGGTTGACACCATCGTCGATCGCCTCGGCGCTAAGCCGCTGGTCATGCAGCTGCCGATCGGCGCTGAGGATGACTTCGACGGCGTCGTTGACCTCATCGACATGCAGGCTCTGACCTGGCGTGGCGTTACTGAGATCGGAACCGAAGCCACCATCGAGGAGATCCCGGCTGACCTGCAGGAGCGCGCTGCAGAGTACCGCGAGAAGCTGCTCGAGACGGTCGCTGAGTCCGATGACGCTCTCATGGAGAAGTACTTTGGCGGCGAAGAGCTGACCAAGGAAGAGATCCAGGGCGCTATCCGCAAGATGGTCGTTAACTCCGACATCTACCCGGTCTTCTGTGGCACCGCCTACCGCAACAAGGGCATCCAGCCGCTGCTCGACGCCGTCGTTGCCTACCTGCCGAACCCGCTTGACGTGGGCGAGGTTGAGGGCCATGCACTCGGCGATGACGCTGAGATCATCACCCGCAAGCCGTCCGTCGACGAGCCTTTCTCGGCTCTGGCGTTCAAGATTGCAGCTCACCCGTTCTTCGGCAAGCTGACCTTCGTCCGTGTCTACTCGGGTCGCGTTGAGCCGGGTAACCAGGTGCTCAACTCCACCAAGGACAAGAAGGAGCGCATCGGCAAGCTCTTCCAGATGCACGCCAACAAGGAGAACCCGGTCGACGAGGCTCTGGCTGGCAACATCTACGCCTTCATCGGCCTCAAGGACACCACCACCGGTGACACCCTGTCCGCACAGGATGCCCCGATCATCCTCGAGTCCATGGACTTCCCGGACCCGGTGATCAAGGTCTCCATCGAGCCGAAGACCAAGTCCGACCAGGAGAAGCTCGGCGTCGCCATTCAGAAGCTCTCTGAAGAGGACCCGACCTTCACCGTCGAGCTGGACGACGAGTCCGGCCAGACCGTCATCGGCGGCATGGGCGAGCTCCACCTCGACGTCCTCGTCGACCGCATGAAGCGCGAGTACAAGGTTGAGGCTAACGTCGGCGCCCCGCAGGTTGCTTACCGCGAGACGATCCGCAAGCCCGTCGAGAAGCTTGAGTACACCCACAAGAAGCAGACGGGTGGCTCCGGCCAGTTCGCTAAGGTCATCATCTCCCTGGAGCCCTACGCTCCGTCCGAGGACGAGCTGGCAGAGGGCGAGTCAGCTCTGTACAAGTTCGAAAATGCCGTCACCGGTGGTCGCGTTCCGCGCGAGTACATTCCTTCCGTTGACGCCGGCATCCAGGACGCCATGCAGTACGGCTACCTCGCTGGCTTCCCGCTGGTCAACATCAAGGCCACCCTGCTCGACGGCCAGTACCACGAGGTTGACTCCTCGGAAATGGCCTTCAAGGTCGCCGGTTCCCAGGCACTCAAGGAGGCTGTGGCCAAGGCTAAGCCGGTCCTGCTTGAGCCGCTGATGGCCGTCGAGGTTGTCACCCCGGAGGAGTACATGGGCGAGGTCATCGGCGACATCAACTCCCGCCGTGGCCAGGTCAACTCCATGGACGATCGTTCCGGCGCCAAGGTCGTCAAGGCTAAGGTTCCGCTGTCCGAGATGTTCGGCTACGTCGGCGACCTGCGTTCCAAGACCCAGGGTCGTGCGAACTACACCATGGTCTTCGACTCTTACGCCGAGGTCCCCAACAGCGTCTCTGAGGCCATCATCTCCGAGCGCACCGGCAACTAACAGTTGCCGCTAGTCGGGAGGCCGTGACTGGCTTTTCGCTTATCTGCTCCGCCGTGCCGCGGCGCAGATTAGCAGTCACGGTGGCCCCGACACCCACGGTGTGGGTAGCGGTCGGGCTGAATGCTCACTGGGCTTGTTCGATCACAGTGAACATTGAGTCGGCCGTTACCCCGCGTGAGATCCTCGGGTAAACCGGCTGCAGTTTGAAAAAACAGCCGCCTAAACCTAGGATCGTGTAACTGGCACATTGTGAGACCATTGTGCGCAGCGCCGAATTAGCGTTGCGCCTGATGGAGACTGTCAACCAACGTGGCTGCGAAGGTCGTAGCCACCATGAAGTCCAGGAGGACATACAGTGGCAAAGGCGAAATTCGAGCGTACGAAGCCCCACGTCAACATCGGCACCATTGGTCACGTTGACCACGGCAAGACCACCACCACCGCCGCCATCACCAAGGTTCTGGCTGACGCATACCCGGACCTCAACGAGGCCTTCGCCTTCGACGCTATTGATAAGGCACCGGAGGAGAAGGAGCGTGGCATCACGATCAACATCTCCCACGTTGAGTACCAGACCGAGAAGCGCCACTACGCGCACGTCGATGCTCCGGGCCACGCCGACTACATCAAGAACATGATCACCGGCGCTGCTCAGATGGACGGCGCTATCCTCGTCGTCGCCGCAACCGACGGCCCGATGCCGCAGACCCGCGAGCACGTGCTGCTGGCTCGCCAGGTTGGCGTTCCTTACATCCTCGTTGCCCTGAACAAGTGCGACTCTCCTGACGTTGACGAAGACATGATTGAACTCGTCGAGATGGAGGTCCGCGAGCTTCTGGCTGAGCAGGATTACGATGAGGACGCCCCCATCATCCAGATCTCCGCTCTGAAGGCTCTGGAAGGCGACGAGAAGTGGACCAAGCAGATCCTGGAGCTCATGCAGGCTGTGGACGATTCCATCCCGGATCCGGTCCGCGAGACCGACAAGCCGTTCCTGATGCCGATCGAGGACATCTTCACCATCACCGGCCGCGGCACCGTCGTGACCGGCCGTGTTGAGCGTGGCTCCCTGCGCGTCAACGAGGATGTCGAGATCATCGGCATCAAGGAGAAGTCCACCACCACCACCGTCACCGGTATCGAGATGTTCCGTAAGCTCCTCGACTACACCGAGGCTGGCGACAACTGTGGTCTGCTGCTTCGTGGCATCAAGCGCGAGGACGTTGAGCGTGGCCAGGTCATCATCAAGCCGGGCGCTTACACCCCCCACACCGAGTTCGAGGGTTCCGTCTACGTCCTGTCCAAGGACGAGGGCGGCCGCCACACCCCGTTCTTCGATAACTACCGCCCGCAGTTCTACTTCCGCACCACCGACGTCACCGGCGTCGTGAAGCTGCCGGAGGGCACCGAGATGGTTATGCCCGGCGACAACGTCGACATGACCGTCACCCTGATCCAGCCGGTCGCTATGGACGAGGGCCTGCGCTTCGCTATCCGCGAGGGCTCCCGCACCGTCGGCGCTGGCCGCGTCACCAAGATCATCAAGTAATTACTTTGTGATCTAAAACCCTGAGAGGGGCCTGGAGGATTTTCCTTCGGGCCCCTTTTCGGTTTTCTACAGCTAAGCGGTATCTTCTTAGCCATGCTGCGAACAATCCTTGGGTCGAAGATCCACCGCGCCACGGTCACGCAGGCCGACCTCAACTACGTGGGGTCCATTACCGTCGACGCCGACCTTCTCGACGCCGCCGATCTCATCGAAGGGGAGAAGGTCTCCGTCGTCGACGTCACCAACGGCGCCCGCCTGGACACCTACGTCATTACCGGCCCGCGGGGGACCGGCGAGATCTGCATCAACGGCGCCGCGGCACACCTCGTGCACCCTGGTGACCTGGTCATCCTCATCTCCTACCTGCACGCGACCACGGAGCAGGCCCGCGCCTACACTCCCCGCATCGTCCACGTTGATGCCCGCAACCGCATCGTGGCCCTGGGCGATGATCTCGCCGAGCCCGTTCCCGGCTCCGGCACGCTCAGCTCCCGCGACGCGCTCATCTCTTAAGCCTCGTGCAGGATCCCTCGCGCATCCCCGCAGTCCTCGACGCCCTGCGTCGCACCTGGGAAGGTCAACCCGACCTCTCCCTGCCGACCCTGTTCGCCCGCCTGGCCAACGACGGCATCGGCTGGGGCAGCACCGATGAGCAGTTGCTCACCGTCTTGCAGGAGATGGAGAGGGTGCAGCCTGGAAGGCTGCCGCTTATCGACGCCCGCGTCACCGCCACCTACCTGTTGGTCACCGAATCGCCCGACTATCGCATCACCGTCGACCCCCGTCGCGTCATCACTCGCCGCGCCGCCCGGGATTCCCAGCTCGGGCTGTGGACCTATTCGGCCATCCGTCCTGCCTTCGTGGGCCACCCACTCGTGATCACCGATGCAGAGGGCATCGACCACCGCCTGGGCGTGGTCACGTCCTGCACCCTGCTCGCCGACATTCCCCTGTCTCTTGATGGGTTGTCTCGCCGCAGACTAGGCGACGCGTCCTACCTGGTTGTCTTGAGCAATGGCGATACCGTTGTCATCGACCATCGGTTGAGACTGTTTTCCTCCGGCCGGCGGGAGCTTCACCGCGAAGAACTGACCTGGGAGTCCCTCATGCTCGACGGGTCAACACTCTCCGCGCGGCGCCCTGGCGGGGGTGCGCCCGTCCTCATCGGTGACGTTGCTGAGGTTCATATCCTGCAAGCACCTCCCGCGTGATCGTGACGCGCTGATCGCGAGGCCAACGCACGGTGGTGCGATCCGCCGGGATCGGTCAGCGGGGTGGGCGAAGGTGAACTCGGTAACGAGTGGTGACGTCAATGCCGGGAAGGGCGGCCCTGAGGTCACGCTCGGTCTCGCGGAGGTGGCTGCACAAGTCGGGCAAGGCGACGGTCGGTTCCGCCCACAGCGTCAAGGTCATGATGTTATGGCCGAAGCTCCTGGCCACGACGTGGTCGACGGAGTCGATGCGGGAATCCTCTTCCAACTGTCGGGCGACGGCGGACGCCAGCGTGGCGAGGTTGATCTCGATATCGCCGGCGGTTGAGGATGACGGTGAGTACACCCGGGAGATTCGGTACCGGCGGACATTGACGGCGATGAGCCAGATGCCGAAGGCCGCGGACGCCACCATGATGAGCGACAAGACGGCGTTGAACCAGCCTTGGTCAGGGGCGGAGCGCCAGGCCGCGAAGTGAATGTTGTCTGCCAAGGACTGCGCGAGGGGCCAGTTAAAAAAGAGCCCCACGGTCCACAGGCCACCTAGAACGGCGAGAGCGCCGAGCAGGAAGACGAGGGCTCGGTCGAGGAGGGCGATTCGTCCGTTCATCGGCGCTTAGCTCCCTCATATTGGGCGGTGTTCTGGTGAACCCGCAGGCCAAAGTCCAGCCCCGCCTTGTCCAGGGCTGCCTGGGCGGCAGCGTGCACGTCAGGGTGAGTACCGGGGTGGGCGCTGTAGGTGACGTGGACTTTTGAACGATCAACGCGAGTGTGTGCGCTTCCGACTCCAGGGACTGAGCGGGCCGCGGCACTAACGTAGCGGGCGATATCGACGGGGCGCAGCCAAATGCCAGTGTCCGGGTCGATGGCCAGATGGGTCCGCGTGCGGGGGCGCACGGAAATCCACAGCAGGGCCAGGCCCACCACGAGGGTGATGATCCCGACGGGGAGCATCCACGGTTGGAAGGTGGCGTTGCCCACTGTCATCACCAGGGGCTCCACCCAGCTCTCGCCGTGGGCATTGTCCGCCGTGCGCAGGTAAAGCTCCCGCCCGCAGACCACAGCCACGGCGACGAGGGCTAGCCCGATGACGACCGCGACGTAGCGGGCGAGGGGAGTGGCGCGGGGAGTATCAGCTGACACGAGGGCGCCTTTCCTCGACCACGGGCGTCACCGTGATGGGCCGCAGTGGGGCGGGCGTGGCGACGGTGATGGGGCGGGGGGTGGGGTGCGCCGGGTGGGCGTCGATAAGCAACGATGTCACCCGTGCCCCCGGAACGACCGGGCCGACAACGACATTGACCCGCGTGACAGCCAGTCCCGTGAGGGACTGCACCCATTCCGTGATGGTGGTGCGGACGGCCTCGGCGACGCGGGTGACTGGCGACGGCCACGTGACAGCGATGAATGCCTCGATGCTGCAAGCGTTGGCGTAATGATCCACCTCAACGTCATAACGCGGATAGGTGCGCCCGGCCATGCGATCGAGGCCACGACCGAGGGTCGTCGTGCCCGGGACGGACGCGGCGGCCATGGCGACGATGCGGGAGACCGCCCGGTCGGTGATGGTCAACGTCATCCTCAGCCCCGGCTCCCGCGAGTGAAAATGGCGGACAGATCAATGCGGCCATCCAACTGCGCCCCAATGATCGTGCCGACAGCACCGAACACCAGCACATAGATCAGGCCAAGCCAGCCGCCGAAGATCACCGCGAAGGCGAGTGCGATGCCAAGGACCAGGCCAGTGAAAGTGTGATTGTTCATGATGACTCCTGCGCGTCAGAGAAGTGGACATCGGCGGTCAAACCAGGAAGAACTGCAGCCGTCAAT is a window from the Corynebacterium testudinoris genome containing:
- a CDS encoding Asp23/Gls24 family envelope stress response protein translates to MTLTITDRAVSRIVAMAAASVPGTTTLGRGLDRMAGRTYPRYDVEVDHYANACSIEAFIAVTWPSPVTRVAEAVRTTITEWVQSLTGLAVTRVNVVVGPVVPGARVTSLLIDAHPAHPTPRPITVATPAPLRPITVTPVVEERRPRVS
- the fusA gene encoding elongation factor G translates to MAQEVLKDLNKVRNIGIMAHIDAGKTTTTERILFYTGINRKVGETHDGASTTDWMEQEKERGITITSAAVTCFWKNNQINIIDTPGHVDFTVEVERSLRVLDGAVAVFDGKEGVEPQSEQVWRQAAKYDVPRICFVNKMDKLGADFYYTVDTIVDRLGAKPLVMQLPIGAEDDFDGVVDLIDMQALTWRGVTEIGTEATIEEIPADLQERAAEYREKLLETVAESDDALMEKYFGGEELTKEEIQGAIRKMVVNSDIYPVFCGTAYRNKGIQPLLDAVVAYLPNPLDVGEVEGHALGDDAEIITRKPSVDEPFSALAFKIAAHPFFGKLTFVRVYSGRVEPGNQVLNSTKDKKERIGKLFQMHANKENPVDEALAGNIYAFIGLKDTTTGDTLSAQDAPIILESMDFPDPVIKVSIEPKTKSDQEKLGVAIQKLSEEDPTFTVELDDESGQTVIGGMGELHLDVLVDRMKREYKVEANVGAPQVAYRETIRKPVEKLEYTHKKQTGGSGQFAKVIISLEPYAPSEDELAEGESALYKFENAVTGGRVPREYIPSVDAGIQDAMQYGYLAGFPLVNIKATLLDGQYHEVDSSEMAFKVAGSQALKEAVAKAKPVLLEPLMAVEVVTPEEYMGEVIGDINSRRGQVNSMDDRSGAKVVKAKVPLSEMFGYVGDLRSKTQGRANYTMVFDSYAEVPNSVSEAIISERTGN
- the tuf gene encoding elongation factor Tu, translating into MAKAKFERTKPHVNIGTIGHVDHGKTTTTAAITKVLADAYPDLNEAFAFDAIDKAPEEKERGITINISHVEYQTEKRHYAHVDAPGHADYIKNMITGAAQMDGAILVVAATDGPMPQTREHVLLARQVGVPYILVALNKCDSPDVDEDMIELVEMEVRELLAEQDYDEDAPIIQISALKALEGDEKWTKQILELMQAVDDSIPDPVRETDKPFLMPIEDIFTITGRGTVVTGRVERGSLRVNEDVEIIGIKEKSTTTTVTGIEMFRKLLDYTEAGDNCGLLLRGIKREDVERGQVIIKPGAYTPHTEFEGSVYVLSKDEGGRHTPFFDNYRPQFYFRTTDVTGVVKLPEGTEMVMPGDNVDMTVTLIQPVAMDEGLRFAIREGSRTVGAGRVTKIIK
- a CDS encoding Asp23/Gls24 family envelope stress response protein, producing MNGRIALLDRALVFLLGALAVLGGLWTVGLFFNWPLAQSLADNIHFAAWRSAPDQGWFNAVLSLIMVASAAFGIWLIAVNVRRYRISRVYSPSSSTAGDIEINLATLASAVARQLEEDSRIDSVDHVVARSFGHNIMTLTLWAEPTVALPDLCSHLRETERDLRAALPGIDVTTRYRVHLRPPR
- a CDS encoding DUF6286 domain-containing protein, translated to MSADTPRATPLARYVAVVIGLALVAVAVVCGRELYLRTADNAHGESWVEPLVMTVGNATFQPWMLPVGIITLVVGLALLWISVRPRTRTHLAIDPDTGIWLRPVDIARYVSAAARSVPGVGSAHTRVDRSKVHVTYSAHPGTHPDVHAAAQAALDKAGLDFGLRVHQNTAQYEGAKRR
- the panD gene encoding aspartate 1-decarboxylase: MLRTILGSKIHRATVTQADLNYVGSITVDADLLDAADLIEGEKVSVVDVTNGARLDTYVITGPRGTGEICINGAAAHLVHPGDLVILISYLHATTEQARAYTPRIVHVDARNRIVALGDDLAEPVPGSGTLSSRDALIS